The Dama dama isolate Ldn47 chromosome X, ASM3311817v1, whole genome shotgun sequence nucleotide sequence TCTGCGAAAATATGAACTTGTGGGTCAGAATCTCATCCATACTGACCTTTCCCTCACCTCCTTGGAGCAATCGCTCAGAGCTGTCAGTGCTTCACCAGAATCTCCTCATAAGTCGACATGGCGGTGTGCCCAGGCCCCCGGTAAAGCCCTGTGTCTTCCCCCCACCGCCGCCGCCCCCTAGGTGCAGCACGCCAGCAAGCAAATCGCGGCCGACAAGCAGTACAAGGGCATCGTGGACTGCATCGTGCGCATCCCCAAGGAGCAGGGCCTGTTGTCCTTCTGGCGGGGCAACCTGGCGAACGTCATCCGCTACTTCCCCACGCAAGCCCTCAACTTCGCCTTCAAGGACAAGTACAAGCAGATCTTCCTGGGGGGCGTGGACAAGCACACCCAGTTCTGGAGGTACTTCGCAGGCAACCTGGCCTCGGGCGGGGCGGCCGGCGCCACCTCTCTGTGCTTCGTCTACCCGCTGGATTTCGCCCGGACCCGCCTGGCGGCCGACGTGGGCAAGTCGGGCAGTGAGCGCGAGTTCAAGGGCCTGGGAGACTGTCTGGTGAAGATCACCAAGTCCGACGGCATCCGCGGGCTGTACCAAGGCTTCAACGTGTCCGTGCAGGGCATCATCATCTACCGCGCAGCCTACTTCGGCATCTATGACACCGCCAAGGGTGAGCGCCCTGCTCGTGGAGCTGGAGGCAGGGGTAGGGGGAGGCTCCCGGGAGGGCCACGGCCTTCTGCTCCCTGGGGGCGGGGGCCTAGTCCTGGAGGGGGGGCGGTGCGCTTCAGCTGCAGATAGCTGGGGGCTCCCAGCCCTGGAGGCTGGAGCCCCACGTGTGGGCGGGGCTCTCTCCTGGGCCTGTGGACCCCCTGAATCCTCATGAGCTCCTCTCTCTGGGTCTGTCTGTGTCTGACCTCTTTTCATAAAGAGCCCAGTCCTGTGGGCTGAGGACCCACCCCGGTGACCTCGTTTTCGTCTTCTCTTGAAAGACCCTCATCTCTAATCACAGCTACATTCTGGGCTCCTGAGGTTAGGGATTCAACATGTAAATTCATCACCATTGATAAGAGGGATTCCTGATTGGCCTGGGCAGATATCACAGGGCAGCTTAAGCAGCGAACCTTATTGCTCCCAGTCCTGGAGGCTGAGACCCTGGTGTGGGCGGGGCTGGTTTCTCCTCCCCGAATCCTCTCGTGCTgtccctgtgtgtctgtctgcccTGACCTGTTGTTCTTACAAGGACCCCAGTTATAGTGAGTTAGAATTTTTCCCTATGAATTCGGTGTTGTTTGTAAAACATTTGATTTCCCGTACTAGGGTGCCTACAGTTACATACATAGGATAGCGTTCCTATACGTACGGTTACGTCCTCTGGGTCTGGGGTTTGGGGCTCCACCACGATCTGGGGGATGGCACGGCTCAGCCCCTGTAGGTGCGCCGCCCGGAGGCGGGGCCGGGCCGGCTGGCACCCTCAGCAGTGGAGCAGGTGTCAGAGCGTCCCCTCCCTGCCAGCCGGCAGGGCGTGTACTGACCCCAGTCCGGCCCGGCCAGTGTGCCCCGTGGAGCTCGGAACTCCACATGGCTGTGTGGGCAGCCCTGGGGCCTCACCCCGTGACCCCCCCGTGCCCGCAGGCATGCTCCCCGACCCCAAGAACACGCACATCGTGGTGAGCTGGATGATCGCGCAGACGGTGACGGCCGTGGCGGGTGTGGTCTCCTACCCCTTCGACACGGTGCGGCGTCGCATGATGATGCAGTCGGGGCGTAAAGGAGGTACTGGCTCAGCTcagggccggggtgggggcggggtagGGGGCGGTCAAAGGATTCGCTCGGGGTCGCGCTCTGATGGGCTCGGGGAGGTGCTGGGGGCCCCATGAGCGGCCCTGGGTCTTCCTGCAGAGGCGGGGGCCAGCGTCTGGTCCCACAGAGAGGCAGCCGGCTTTCATGGGAGCAGGGGGCGGGCGGGAAGAGTCCTCCAGGTGTTGGGGGTTCTCTGAGGCCCCACGGGGGTGCCCGCCCACGCCGGGCTTCACGGGGGCGGGGAGTGGGCGGGGCGGGCACCGGCCCTTCCAGCATCCCGTGATCACATATGGGGTTCCCGCACGGGTGCCCGTCCACACCGGGCTTCACGGGGGCGGGGAGTGGGCGGGGCAGGCACAGGGCCCTTCCGGCGTCCGGTGATCTGATATGGGGGGGTCCCCCGTGGGTGCCCATCCGCACCCGCAGCTCCTTGGTCTTGGCCCTGACGTCCCTGCGCCTCGTGGGGGCTGGAGTCCTGGGCTTGATCCTCTCCCGAGAGCGCGTTCCCAGAGCCACCTCTTCTCGGGTCAGAGCTTCTCCTGGCGCGCAGACGGCGGCCCCGGGCTCAGTAGCTCTGCTGCGTCCGAGCGCGCCGTGACCCCGCCGTCTTCCCGCAGCCGACATCATGTACAAGGGCACGGTGGACTGCTGGCGGAAGATCCTCAAGGATGAGGGCGGCAAGGCCTTCTTCAAGGGCGCCTGGTCCAACGTGCTGCGTGGCATGGGCGGCGCCTTCGTGCTGGTCCTCTACGACGAGCTCAAGAAGGTCATCTAAGCACCCGGCCGCCCGCCGCGACCGCCTCGCGCCATCCCTCACTGTGACGGACCACCGACTTCGAGAAATTCCAGCGTCCCCGCCGGGGCCGGGCCGCCCCGCGCTGGGGGCTCCTCACCGGCGGACCATCGGCCCTGGGTCCACGCGttgattggggtggggggagagggcaaTCGGGGGATCTCCGTGGGTCCACAGTCGAGGCAGCTCCGCACACCAGACCTAGACTCCAGGTGCTTGTAGGACCGACCCgtgtttaagtatttatttaagaaaatcatGTCTCCATTTGTACTTAAGCACTATCCTCTCTTTGCACAGCCGGGTACTCGCGACTATGTTTCTCCGTCGGGCATTTCCGCTGCGGAACAATAAAATCGGGACACAGAGGCGCTCGTCTCCTTTCTCAAGAGAGAGTCCTCGCGGGGCGGAAAGCAGCAGCAGGTTTGAGACCAggtctccctgcccatcaccaactccgagtttgctcaaactcatgctcatcgaatcggggatgccatccaaccatctcatcctctgtcgtccccttctcctcctgccctcaatctttcccagcatcagggtcttttcaaatgagtcagctcttcatatcaggtggccaaagtattggagtttcagcctcagcatcagtccttccagtgaacactcaggactgatttcctttaggatgggctggttggatctccttgcagtccaaggcagtctcaagaggcttctccagcaccacagttcagaagcgtcactccttcggtgctcagccttctcagcTGTAGCTGGGGTTTAACCACACAGGACCCCCAAAGTGGTGGCAGCTGTGGGGCCCACCCGTGCCCAGGGCTCACGGGAATGCCCTCTAAGGTGGgcgccctggggcttccctggtggtggtggtttagttgctaagtcttttgtgaccccatgggctgaagcccCACAAGCTCCTCTGGCGTGGGAGTCTCccagtaagaacactggagtgggttgccaattcctccttcaagggctctccccagcccaggcctcctgcattgcaggcagattgttcaccAAATTTTAGGCTCTCAGCTGTTGCCCTTGCAGtgccagagacccgggttcaatcactCGCTgaattgggacgatcccctggaggagggcatggcaacccactcgagtattcctgcctggagaatcctctggacagaggagcctggcgggctccagtccacagggtgtTAGCCATCACGGATGGACTTAAGACACACCCACCCCGCCAACCCCCCGCAGCTAAGTATTCCTGCCGAACCCAGAGCCCTACTGCTCACTGCAGGGACAGTCCACCAGGCCGATGTCAGGGTCGTGGCATGTGATTGTAGGGGACGTGGGGTGGGTTCTGAGGCCGCGTCGGGGTGTCTGTGGAGTTTGGGGAGAGTGTCCGGGGGGTCATCAACCAACCCGAGCCCTCAGGAGGCTGCACCCAGAGGTGTCCCCTGGCTCCACTCAGCTGCCAGCACCCAGTGACATTGGAGAGGTCGGTTGGGGGTCACCTGCAGGTCGCAGCCCAACCACAACCCTCACCCCCAAGCTGGCTTACGTCCTTGAAAGGCTGCGCTTGGATAATCTGCAGAGCAGCGTGAGGTCACTCTGAGAACAGGAAGTTGGAGCCAGCTGTCCCCAAGGTCGCCCAGCCCACGCTGGAACGAGTCCAGCCCGCATTCGCCGAGGGGGGTTGAGCCAGGCGAGGTGTCCCGACTTCCGACCCAGCCGCTAGGGCGGACCGACCGAGTCAGGAACCTGTCAGCCCAGACCTGTGCTGACGGCGGGGGTCACATCCTGGACACGGTGCCTTTAGCACCTTGAGTGGAATAACCACAGGGGCACGATCAGCTGGCTTCCCTCCCTCAGGCTTGGCAACCCCGCCTCTGCCTttggggtggattctttacagccaGAACTCTAGCGTGTGAACAAGACTAAAGAGATCCGAGGTCCCTCCTGAGAAGCCCTGAGTTCCTGTGGGGGTTAGGCTAAGTCCTTTCCcgtgtttgggggtggggggcggggtaggCTAAAtcctttcgtgtgtgtgtgtgtgtgtgtgtgtgtgtgtgagtcctgtccgactctgcgacggGGTAGGCTAAAtcctttcgtgtgtgtgtgtgtgtgtgtgtgtgtgtgtgtgtgtcctgtccgactctgcgactctgaccccatggactggggcaggTCTGCACTCCCGTCTACCTGCCCCCTGTCCCACAGATTTAACCTtgtagctgggggtggggggcagtgtgtgtgtgtgtgtgtgtgtacacctctCAATTAAGTGATTTAAGGGGCTTAAAAGGGGAaatgaacgactaacacacacaatgggaAATGGAACCATTTAAAGAGAAACCAGGCCAGCCAAACTGGACATTTGGGGGTGTCCACGGGGCTGTGACATTGCGGggtgacaccccccccccccactccaagGGGCCCGTGACAGGTTAAAAAGTAGTTTATTTGAGAAATAAGCACAAGGAAGGCAACCCCCCCGTCAGGTGCAGCAGGCTTTCCCATCCTCAGCCGTGCAGCAAACGTCCGCGTCCAACCCGGCCCGGCCGTGCGCCCTCCCCAGCAGAAGAACGAAGCCCCCGGTTGCATGAGTTTCATGTTTCCCCCAACACCTGCACCTGGGCCACGGGACAGTCTTCCTGGCTCTCCGGCTCTGGGTCCCAGGCCACCTGCAGGGCGCAGGGGGTGGGAGTGAGTGGGGATGCAGGGTGCGGGGTGGGGTAGGGGAGCGGCAAGTGCGCCCCGGAAAACCTCGGATAGCGCAGGGATCCGGACAGGgcacccccccccacccgcctCGGCAGGGGGCTCCCAGACCCGCGCTTCGGGGGCGACCTCCCCTGCCCATCACGCTGCTCGGCCACCGCCGGCAGCCAGCGGGAAGTGCGCCCCCAGCCCCGATCCCCGGGCGTGGCGCGCGGCCCCAGACCTGGCCACGTGCGCCAGCCCCCGCGCAGCGCGTACCATCCTCTCATTCTGAAAGCTGTCGCCGATGGGGTCTTTCACGTGAGGGACACGCGGGAACAGCTTCCGCATCACCGGCCACCtcggaggagaagaggatgtgtGGGTGCGAAACCCGCGCCGCACCGCGGCGCCCCCCAGAGGGCCCAGCGAGGCCTGCAAGCACTCGGACTCCGCCCTCCGTTGGGACGGAGTCTTCGTtcccaacccccgccccccaccatccTGACACAGAAATCGGAGCCTTAGGAGAGCGGCGGCGGCAGCGAAATCAGCTCCTCCtcggcacccccccccccccgcccgagATCCCGTAAGGATGGAGGCCGCCCCAACCCATCACCATGGAGGCCGTCCCATCCCATCACCATGGCAACCTCCCGCTCCCAGTGGCGTCCACGAGGAGCGGGTGGTCCCCCTGCTTTGGGGCTGCGGCCCATCCACTCCCAACCCTAGCCCCTGGCTAGgcggtgtgtgtttgtgtgtctctctgtctATATATGGGgtcgtgtgtgtctgtgtgtctacgTGTTTCtgggtgtgtccgtgtgtgtgtgtgtgtgtgtgtgtgtgtgtgaaaccaGGAGCTTCACGAGGCAGGAGCCGCACCGAGACCCGGAGGTGGGCCGAGGGCGGCGCACGGATGAGGCTGAGCGCGCAGCGTTTGGCAGGCACCGCGGGGGCGCGGTCAGGGCTGAAAGGGCCGCACACGGCCGGCGTCCGCCTGCTGCCTGTCTGCTGGGCTCGGGAGCGCTCCCTGAGGCCAGTGCGGAGGTTGCTGgggggcggcggggtgggggCCAACGGCGTCGCGGCGAGGTGTGAAGGGTGCACAGTGCGGGGGGCGGCAGGGGACCGGCCGCGGAGCCCGGCCGCAGATAGCGGGCGCCACACGCACTGGGGGCCCGCGGAGGCAGGGACCCCGCGCCCCGAGGATGGTACCCTGTGGTCTTTGGGCTCCTTGGCTTCTACAGGGGGCAGAGAACAGACAGGGGAAACCAGGGTCCTGCTGATACAAGACCGCTGGGGAGACTGGAAGCGGCGGCCGGAGACGCCGGGCACGCGCGTTCCGCGGCCAAGACGCAGGGCGCACGGGTCCGGGCGGGAGCGCGCGCCGCCGGGCCTGCAGATCGCGCTCCACAAAGTGTCAGCCGCTCAGGGgggggtcctctgtccgtggggattctccagatagcggatactggagtgggttgcccgtgCCCCCCTCCAGAAAAAAACCTCCGGAGCGCAAACCGGGGGAGGGCTGGCGCGCGGGGCTCACCTGCGACAGAGAAACAGGAGCCCCACCAGGAGCAGCGCCCCAAGCGGGGCCAGCAGGTACACCAGCCAGAGCGGGAAGGACGCGTCCTTGCGGTCACAGTCTAGGGAAGAAGGGGCGGGCGGGAAACGTCGGGCGGGGCCCGGGACAAGGCCTCCCTGCGGGGCTGGGGACGCAGGGCCGCACCCAGGAGCGCGATCCACCCCGCGGACATCAGCCACCTGAGCCCGCTGCCCGCGCCAGGCGGGAATCCTTCCCAAGTCGCCAGAATACCGCTATCTGCCCCCTGCGCCCGCCACTGACCACCAGATGGAGTCTGGCGCACAGAATGTGCCTGCcacgcgggagacccgggttgggtccctgggtcgggaagattccgctggagaaaggcatggcaacccactctactattctggcctggagaatcccatggacagaggagcctggtgggctacggtccacggggtcgcggagagtcggacaccactgagcgactgacactttcacagcACGCGCCACTTGGGCTGGTCTGTTTCCCAGGCGAACCATCACCACCTCCTTCCCTGTGGCGTCCTGGGTGCGGCCCTGCATTAGCCTTTGAATTTAATATATGGTCATCACGGATTTCTCACAtccctttggatttttttttttttttaatgcattaaaaAGTTTATCTTCTGAGAGTTTAGGCGATGGCCGTCTCCACGCGCACCTTGCGTATCTCCATGGAACAACTTGGGCACACAGTCCATCAAGGATGGGAAGGAGGCGGccaccagcccagggatggacgaccggagcccccagaagctgggagaggcgGCAAGgaccctcccctggagcctctgcagggagctcagccctggGAACCCCTTGACCTCAGACGTCTGGTCTCCAGGACTTCGGGAGGGTGGGTGTCTGTTGCTTAAGCCCTgtctgtggtcatttgttacagccgCCCCCCTCCACGCCCCAGGACACTCACGCTCACGGCCTCAGCCTGGTGCCCCAGGTTTTCCTGCCGGGTCAGGTCAGGAATGGGATGTGGCCTGGGGcctgggaggaggtggggctTTGGAGCAGAGCTCAAGGACACCCAGCTGCTGTCACCTGGGGAAAGCCTTCTAAGTGCAGAGGAAAACCCGTCCCCAGGGCGActttggagggagagagagaccccCGCTAGCAGTCCACACCTCCCGTATGATGTATGATgggctgggtggggtgggtgggttggGTGGGGCAGGGCTGGTTCCCCAGGACCATCTCCTGTCTCCCGCCCCCCGCGGGTCAGCCATGGTCCCTGGAGCCCTGTCTGGGGGGACCGGGCCAAGGCGGGTGGACGGTCCCCTCTCCCTCCAGCAGGCACATCAAGGAGCAGCGATGGTCAGAGTGTCTGGCAGGCTGCTGGCTGCCAGGGATCCTTGCCTCCGTGacccccgcccccaacacacacacaccccacccccgccgcccACCCCTGGAGAGACGCAAGGGGCGTCCCCCTCACCGAGGTGCTGCGGGGCGCTCCACTGGCCTTGCGGTCTTCTCCTGAAGAACACGGAGTCCATGGCCTTGACCTTCACCGTGTAGGGTCCTGGGTTCTTCAACATAAAGGTCTTGAGCTCCGTCTGCAGTTGAAAAGCAAGCAGACAGCGGGGAGAGACCCCTGCAGATCTGTGGCTGATGCTCAGAGCCTCAGAAGACGCCTTTATTATGGAACAGGGTCTCTGCAGAGGTGATAGAGTGAAGGGTCTGAGATGAGGTCCCTCCTGGCTGGGGGTGGCCCTAAACCCCACGACGGGACCCTTATAAGACACAGAAGaggggagacacagacacagagaagccACGTGGAGACGGAGGCGGAGACGGGagggacagacagagacagagacagagacgaCGGAGACGGGTTCTCGACTGGCACTCATGACTGCCCGAGGGAACGGCCGCCTCTGCGGGTTAGATGCGGTTAGCTGGGCGTGACGATGGGGACAGCAAGTCCCCGGGATCTAGCCGCGAAGCGGGGGTGCGTAGGTGATAACGCCTGGCCCGTGCGCTGGGGCGCCTCGTCTCAGAGGGTCTGGACACCGATTCAAATAAGGAGCCTGTGCTTGGGACGGCAGATTGCGGGGGCCATGCAGGGTGGATACCCACCTCCTCTTTGTAGGGGAGGTCCGTGCCCTGTAAGAGAACAGTGGAGCATGGGAGGCTGATCCACACCCAAGAAAGGCTCATTGGTCCGAGCGGTTTCACGGTCACGGAAAAGCCGACGCTAATCACTCACTGAACAGAAATCACAGATGTCGTACGTATGGGAtgccccaggcaagaatcctggagtgggtcgccataccctcctccaggggatcttccggacccagagtacgaacctgggtttcctgcactggcaggcggattctttaccatctgagccactagggaagcccataaaaataataaatagagatAATTGAGTATAATGTATCAATGAACGGAAAAGTACCTGGGGGaaggacaaattaggagtttgggatttatATACAGgcactgtgtctgtgtgtgtgtacttggtcatgtctctgcgaccccgtggactgtagcccactggactcctctgtccgtggggttctccaggcaaggatactggagtgggttgccatgccctcctccagggggtcttactGACATagggactaaacccaggtctcctgcattgcaggcagattctgtcccATCTGAGCCAAACTCCTCCCCTATACAGGTGCTAATATACGAtacttgtttctctctttctgacttactttgctctgtataacaCACTGTAGGTTCacacacctcattagaactgactcaaatgcattccttttcatgactgagtaatattccatcttcTGTATGCATagtacagcttctttatccattcctctgtcaatggacatctaggtggctGCCACTTCCAGGCTATTGTAAAATAGGACGCTCCGGTTCTTGGTGGATAGGATTCCACTCTGTGGCCATATTTCGGTCGTCCCATCCCTCAAGTGGTGTCAAACTTGAGGACCATTATACACGTAGGTTCTGTGAACACCGAGGTACCATCTTTGGTGGGGAGGAAGGATTTCATTTTTCGCACGGAAACTGCAGGCTCTGTGCCATATGaccaggtgctgctagtggtaaagaagctgcctgccagtgcaggggacataagacacgcgagttctatccctgggtgagaaagatcccctagaagaggacaaggcaacccactccagtattcttggctggagcatcccatggacagaggagcctggcaggatatagcccacggggtcacagtgtcagatacaactgaacggAGTTAGCTCAGACACGTGCATGTGACCTGCGATCAGAGGGTTTCCCCAGTGTCTGTCTCAGCCTTGTCTTTTTCTATCACGTCATTTGTCTCCTGCACAACGACAGCTGAGCATGTCTCCTCCACCCCAAACATGGCAGAAAACTTTCCTGCACGTTCTGACTTCTTTTCCAAGGTCAGCATTGTCCTTCAAACACCCAAACgcttattttgttgttgctgtctcaattttttttttctggaccatTCTTAAAGTCCTtactgaatctgttacaatattgcttctctcttacattctgttttattctttttttggccTCGAGGTCCATGtgatcttaggtccccaaccagagactgaactcacgCCCCCCGCACTGGAAGGGGCTGTCTTAACCAACAGATGGCCGGGGAAGTCCCAGAGAACCAAACGCTTCGGGTTTCGCTGCCACTCAGTTATCTCATGGTTCCTCTTTTCTTTAGACGGCTTGACTCCCCACAAAACTCCAGAGTCTGGGGCATCAGACCACGAGAGACACCCACCTGGGAGGTGGCATGCTTACCTTCTGTATCTCAAGTTCATACTTGAGGTCTTCAGTAAAGAGACTCCTTACTTCCCATTCCATGAACGAGTAGTTTTCGTAACACCACGTTTTTGTGATGTTCGGGGCAGCTAATATTtctaggggaggaaaaaaaaaattctttgagtaaagcacatgaaaagcaaacaaacaaacaaaaaaattgtttCCTGAAGATACTTTCAAAACAGGCCTCCTAGGACTTCCTTCCCTGTGGATCCACCCAGTGGATAcgaatccagctgccagtgcagaggacaggagttcaatccctggtccaggaagatcccacatgccctggagcagctACGCCTGCGGGCCACAACTATTAAGACTGTGCTCTGGAACTGGGGAGCCAGAACCAGCGAACCCATGAGCTGCAACGACTGAAATCcaagcgccctagagcccatggaaaccagtcctggatattcattgggagtactgatgctgaagctgaaactccaatcctttggccacctgatgcaaagaactgactcactggaaaagaccctgatgctgggaaagactgaaggcaagaagagagagggacgacagaggatgagatggttggatggcatcaccgactcgatgagtttgagcaagctccgggagttgacgatggacagggaggcctggcgtgctgcggtccacggggtcgcaaagagctggacacgactgagcaggtaACACATGCCGCCCCGGCTTGTGTTGAGGGATTTGGTTACAAGGGTCTTGAAAGCAGACCCTTGGTGTTACCCTTAGGTTACCCTTTGGTTCCGAGGCTGGGGTACCATGCCCCACCCTCTGCCGCAAGATACCAGCATCGCAAAGCCAAGgaacgggggtgggggtggggggcacgtgAAGGAGGGTCTCACGTTTTCTCACCAATATCTTGTAATCTGTGAAGCGTTTCGCGGCAGGGGATTTTGGAGCCACCGCTGGTACCATTCACCAGGAAACGGAACAGAGTTTGGCTTTGAAGTTGAGGTATAAGGGAGATGCTGTCAAAATGGCACTGGACGTTGACGCCCTGCTGGTTCTGCTTGTACCTGGGACACGGCCACGTCTCCCTAGAGGGGTAGCGGGTGCttggggccggggccgggggcgaCCCTGAAGCCCCGCCCCGGAAGCCCCTCCCCGGAagcccccgccccggccctgaTGGCCCGCCCCTAAAGCCTAGCCTGAAGCCCCGCCCCGGAAGCCCCTCCCCGGAAGCCCCTCCCCGGAagcccccgccccggccctgaTGGCCCGCCCCTAAAGCCTCGCCTGAAGCCCCGCCCCGGAAGCCCCTCCCCGgaagcccccgcccccgccctgatGGCCCGCCCCTAAAGCCTCGCCTGAAGCCCCGCCCCGGAAGCCCCTCCCCGGAagcccccgccccggccctgaTGGCCCGCCCCTAAAGCCTCGCCTGAAGCCCCGCCCCGGAAGCCCCTCCCCGgaagcccccgcccccgccctgatGGCCCGCCCCTAAAGCCTCGCCTGAAGCCCCGCCCCGAAGCCCCGCCCCCgaagccccgccccaccccctggGGCTGGGGGGGCGGGGCTTGGGGACGGAGCCCGGCCACACCTACAGGTAGAAATAGTACTGCACGTTCGCCGGGGCCTCCTTGCCCACCGCCCAGCTGCAGCTGAGCTGATCCACGTCGTGCACCCGGCAGGTCAGGTTGTCCGCAGCCGCCCGGGGGTTGCCTTGGGGTTCGCAAAGAAGAGCGAGGAGGGGGGAAAGTGAGCTCCTCGATAAACACCAGGGTCCGGCTGTGTGGACCACGGGGAAAAGCATCCACTCTTCCGGGGAAAACCGTCATGCGAAAGAATATACGTATGTACCACGGAGTCACTGTGCTGTTCAGTGGACATTAACTTGGACGGCGAGGAGAGCTAACCGGTCAATCCTCAAGGACCCAGTGGACACGAATTTGAacatcagttcagtgcagttcagtcactcagtcgtgtccgactcttcgcgaccccacggactgcagcacgccaggcctccctgtccatcaccaactcccggagcttactcaaactcatgtccatcgagtcggtgatgccatccaaccatctcatcccctgtcatccccttcttctcctgccctcaatctttcccagcatcagggtcttttccagtgagtcagctcttcgcatcaggtggccaaaggattcgagtttctgcttcagcatcagtctttccaatgaacattcgggACTGAtgtcctataggatggactgcttggatctccttgcagtccaagggtctctcaagaaaTGGCCTTTTTCCCACAAAGCTACGTCACTACAGACCCATCCATCCAAGTTAAAAGTCATCATCTTGCTATTCGGAATGCTAATGGGTGACCAAAAGCAAATGAAACCCCAAGAGAGTGTCTACCCCTCACCTTGCTTTGGATACTGAATCCAAGCAGAGAACGGTTGACCTTTCATCACCTTCACGGTGTAGTTTTTTACGTCGCACGACAAGTCCCCAAGAGTGCATTGGTTTCCCTTTGCCTGAGAGAGATGAGGCCATTTATTCACAATAAAATCAAGCCacctggagatccaaccagtccatcctaaaggggagcagtcctgaatattcattggaaggaccgaggctgaagctccaatcctttggccacctgataggaagagccgactcattggaaaagaccctgatgctgggaaagattgagggcaggaggagaaggggacgacagaggatgagatggtcggatggcatcaccaactcgatggacatgagtttgagcaaactctgggagttggtgatggacagggaagcctggcgtgctgtgattcatggggtcgcaaagaaccagacatgactgagcaactgaacaacaccaccactTTCAACTGGGCTTGTCTGTCCAGCTGCAGTATCTCAGCCCCTT carries:
- the SLC25A6 gene encoding ADP/ATP translocase 3, with product MTEQAISFAKDFLAGGIAAAISKTAVAPIERVKLLLQVQHASKQIAADKQYKGIVDCIVRIPKEQGLLSFWRGNLANVIRYFPTQALNFAFKDKYKQIFLGGVDKHTQFWRYFAGNLASGGAAGATSLCFVYPLDFARTRLAADVGKSGSEREFKGLGDCLVKITKSDGIRGLYQGFNVSVQGIIIYRAAYFGIYDTAKGMLPDPKNTHIVVSWMIAQTVTAVAGVVSYPFDTVRRRMMMQSGRKGADIMYKGTVDCWRKILKDEGGKAFFKGAWSNVLRGMGGAFVLVLYDELKKVI
- the IL3RA gene encoding interleukin-3 receptor subunit alpha isoform X2, which codes for MALLWLAVLVTLICRSMTTDHAISDPDPITNLRIDPQRKRLVWEQHGNVSKIVCYVNSKPLTEAKGNQCTLGDLSCDVKNYTVKVMKGQPFSAWIQYPKQGNPRAAADNLTCRVHDVDQLSCSWAVGKEAPANVQYYFYLETWPCPRYKQNQQGVNVQCHFDSISLIPQLQSQTLFRFLVNGTSGGSKIPCRETLHRLQDIEILAAPNITKTWCYENYSFMEWEVRSLFTEDLKYELEIQKTELKTFMLKNPGPYTVKVKAMDSVFFRRRPQGQWSAPQHLDCDRKDASFPLWLVYLLAPLGALLLVGLLFLCRRWPVMRKLFPRVPHVKDPIGDSFQNERMVAWDPEPESQEDCPVAQVQVLGET
- the IL3RA gene encoding interleukin-3 receptor subunit alpha isoform X3 — encoded protein: MALLWLAVLVTLICRSMTTDHGNPRAAADNLTCRVHDVDQLSCSWAVGKEAPANVQYYFYLETWPCPRYKQNQQGVNVQCHFDSISLIPQLQSQTLFRFLVNGTSGGSKIPCRETLHRLQDIEILAAPNITKTWCYENYSFMEWEVRSLFTEDLKYELEIQKGTDLPYKEETELKTFMLKNPGPYTVKVKAMDSVFFRRRPQGQWSAPQHLDCDRKDASFPLWLVYLLAPLGALLLVGLLFLCRRWPVMRKLFPRVPHVKDPIGDSFQNERMVAWDPEPESQEDCPVAQVQVLGET
- the IL3RA gene encoding interleukin-3 receptor subunit alpha isoform X1; translated protein: MALLWLAVLVTLICRSMTTDHAISDPDPITNLRIDPQRKRLVWEQHGNVSKIVCYVNSKPLTEAKGNQCTLGDLSCDVKNYTVKVMKGQPFSAWIQYPKQGNPRAAADNLTCRVHDVDQLSCSWAVGKEAPANVQYYFYLETWPCPRYKQNQQGVNVQCHFDSISLIPQLQSQTLFRFLVNGTSGGSKIPCRETLHRLQDIEILAAPNITKTWCYENYSFMEWEVRSLFTEDLKYELEIQKGTDLPYKEETELKTFMLKNPGPYTVKVKAMDSVFFRRRPQGQWSAPQHLDCDRKDASFPLWLVYLLAPLGALLLVGLLFLCRRWPVMRKLFPRVPHVKDPIGDSFQNERMVAWDPEPESQEDCPVAQVQVLGET